Proteins from one Limanda limanda chromosome 4, fLimLim1.1, whole genome shotgun sequence genomic window:
- the col2a1b gene encoding collagen, type II, alpha 1b, translating to MFSSMDSRTVLLLVATQVCLLAVVRCQEDDRTPGARGQKGEPGDITDVVGPRGPSGPMGPPGEQGARGSRGDKGDKGNHGPRGRDGEPGTPGNPGPPGPPGPNGPPGLGGNFAAQMAGGFDEKSGGAQMGVMQGPMGPMGPRGPPGPSGSPGPQGFQGNPGEAGEPGQSGSMGPRGPTGPSGKPGDDGESGKPGKSGERGPSGPQGSRGFPGTPGLPGIKGHRGYSGLDGSKGETGSVGSKGESGASGENGAPGPMGPRGLPGERGRPGSSGVAGARGNDGLAGPAGPPGPVGPSGAPGFPGSPGSKGEAGPTGARGPEGAQGPRGESGTPGSSGPSGASGNPGTDGIGGSKGSAGNPGIAGAPGFPGPRGPPGPQGATGPLGPKGTSGDPGIPGFKGEAGPKGELGPSGPQGAHGPLGEEGKRGPRGEPGAAGPLGPPGERGSPGNRGFPGQDGLAGPKGAPGERGPAGASGPKGANGDPGRPGESGLPGARGLTGRPGDAGPQGKVGPSGGSGEDGRPGPPGPQGARGQPGVMGFPGPKGASGEAGKSGEKGLAGAGGLRGLPGKDGETGAAGPPGPAGTAGERGEQGQPGPSGFQGLPGPPGPPGEGGKPGDQGVPGEAGGAGATGPRGERGFPGERGAAGPQGLQGPRGLPGTPGTDGPKGAIGPAGGAGAQGPPGLQGMPGERGGAGIPGPKGDRGDIGEKGPEGASGKDGGRGLTGPIGPPGPGGPNGEKGESGPAGPSGAPGTRGAPGDRGETGPNGPAGFAGPPGSDGQPGTKGEQGESGQKGDAGAPGPQGPSGAPGPAGPTGVFGPKGARGAQGPPGATGFPGAAGRVGPPGPNGNPGPAGPAGPSGKDGPKGVRGDGGPPGRQGDAGLRGPAGTPGEKGDAGEDGPPGPLGPSGPQGLGGQRGIVGLPGQRGERGFPGLPGPSGEPGKQGSAGGAGDRGPPGPVGPPGLTGPSGEPGREGNAGSDGPPGRDGSPGTKGERGTTGPAGAPGAPGAPGASGPVGPTGKQGDRGEAGAQGPSGPSGPAGARGMPGPQGPRGDKGEAGETGERGQKGHRGFTGLQGLPGPPGQSGDQGATGPSGPSGQRGPPGPVGPGGKDGSNGMPGPIGPPGPRGRSGESGPSGPQGNSGPPGPPGPPGPGIDMSAFAGLGQTEKSTDPLRYMRADQASGNLRQHDAEVDATLKSLNNQIENIRSPEGSRKNPARTCRDLKLCHPDWKSGEYWIDPNQGCTIDAIKVFCNMESGESCVQPKPSGIPRKNWWSSKSKDRKHVWFGETMNGGFHFSYGDDSLAANTAAIQMTFLRLLSTEAAQNITYHCKNSVAYMDASAGNLKKAVLLQGSNDVEIRAEGNSRFTYSVMEDGCTKHTGQWGKTVIEYRSQKTSRLPIVDIAPMDIGGSEQEFGVDVGAVCFL from the exons GGCCCCATGGGACCCAGAGGACCACCTGGCCCCAGTGGATCACCT GGCCCACAAGGTTTCCAGGGTAACCCAGGAGAGGCTGGAGAGCCCGGTCAATCT GGCTCCATGGGCCCCCGTGGCCCCACTGGACCTTCTGGAAAACCTGGAGATGAT ggTGAAAGTGGAAAACCTGGTAAATCAGGCGAACGTGGACCTTCCGGACCTCAG GGATCTCGTGGATTCCCAGGAACTCCCGGCCTGCCCGGCATCAAGGGCCACAGG GGTTATTCAGGTCTTGATGGTTCAAAGGGAGAGACCGGATCTGTCGGTTCTAAG GGTGAGTCTGGAGCTTCTGGAGAGAATGGCGCCCCTGGACCTATG GGACCTCGTGGTCTGCCCGGTGAGAGAGGTCGTCCTGGATCCAGTGGAGTCGCT GGAGCTCGTGGAAATGATGGCTTGGCCGGCCCTGCTGGTCCTCCA gGCCCAGTCGGTCCTTCTGGAGCTCCTGGCTTCCCTGGCTCTCCTGGTTCAAAG GGAGAAGCTGGTCCCACTGGTGCTCGTGGACCTGAGGGTGCTCAGGGACCTCGTGGAGAGTCAGGTACACCTGGATCTTCTGGACCTTCTGGTGCTTCT GGAAACCCTGGTACTGATGGTATCGGTGGATCTAAAGGATCAGCT GGAAATCCTGGTATCGCTGGTGCTCCTGGTTTCCCAGGACCTCGTGGACCTCCCGGGCCTCAGGGAGCAACTGGACCTCTCGGGCCCAAAGGAACATCT GGGGACCCAGGTATTCCAGGTTTCAAGGGAGAGGCTGGACCCAAAGGAGAACTC GGACCCTCAGGTCCTCAGGGAGCACATGGCCCATTGGGAGAAGAGGGTAAGCGGGGACCCAGAGGAGAGCCCGGTGCTGCTGGACCACTTGGACCtcctggagagaga GGATCCCCTGGTAACCGTGGTTTCCCCGGTCAAGATGGTCTGGCTGGTCCCAAG gGAGCCCCTGGTGAGCGCGGACCTGCTGGTGCCAGTGGTCCCAAGGGGGCCAACGGTGACCCCGGCCGTCCTGGAGAGTCTGGTCTTCCTGGTGCCAGA GGCCTGACTGGGCGACCTGGTGACGCTGGTCCTCAAGGCAAAGTCGGACCTTCC GGAGGTTCTGGTGAGGATGGACGTCCTGGACCCCCTGGCCCACAGGGAGCCCGCGGACAGCCTGGTGTCATGGGATTCCCCGGACCCAAGGGAGCGTCT GGTGAGGCTGGCAAGTCTGGAGAGAAAGGACtggctggagctggaggtcTGAGA GGTCTGCCcggaaaagatggagaaactGGCGCTGCTGGACCCCCCGGCCCCGCT GGCAccgctggagagagaggagagcaaggACAGCCCGGACCCTCCGGCTTCCAG GGTCTGCCTGGACCTCCAGGCCCCCCTGGAGAGGGAGGCAAGCCCGGAGACCAG GGAGTTCCTGGAGAGGCTGGAGGTGCCGGTGCAACTGGACCCAGA GGTGAGCGTGGTTTCCccggagagagaggagctgctggtccTCAGGGTCTTCAGGGACCCAGAGGTCTGCCTGGAACCCCCGGAACTGACGGACCCAAG GGAGCCATTGGtcctgctggtggtgctggagcTCAGGGCCCCCCCGGCCTGCAAGGTATgcctggagagagaggtggtgcCGGCATTCCCGGACCCAAAGGAGACAGA GGTGACATTGGAGAGAAAGGACCTGAAGGTGCTTCCGGCAAAGATGGTGGAAGA GGTCTCACTGGTCCCATCGGCCctcctggtcctggtggtcCCAACGGAGAGAAG ggTGAATCAGGTCCTGCTGGTCCCTCTGGAGCTCCTGGTACCCGCGGTGCTCCT ggTGACAGGGGTGAGACTGGACCCAATGGACCTGCTGGATTCGCTGGACCCCCG GGCTCTGATGGTCAACCTGGAACCAagggagagcagggagagtCCGGACAGAAGGGAGACGCTGGTGCCCCCGGACCCCAAGGACCCTCTGGTGCCCCCGGACCTGCT GGTCCCACAGGTGTTTTTGGACCTAAAGGTGCTCGTGGTGCTCAGGGACCTCCT GGTGCCACTGGTTTCCCTGGAGCTGCTGGCCGTGTTGGTCCTCCTGGTCCCAAC GGTAACCCTGGACCTGCTGGTCCTGCTGGGCCTTCTGGCAAAGACGGACCCAAGGGAGTGAGGGGAGACGGTGGACCTCCAGGCCGACAGGGTGATGCTGGGCTCCGCGGCCCCGCCGGAACCCCCGGAGAGAAGGGAGATGCTGGAGAGGACGGTCCTCCT gGTCCCCTGGGTCCTTCAGGTCCTCAGGGTCTGGGTGGTCAGCGCGGTATTGTCGGTCTGCCAGGACAGCGTGGAGAGAGAGGCTTCCCCGGTCTGCCCGGACCCTCT GGTGAGCCCGGAAAGCAGGGAAGTGCTGGTGGCGCCGGAGACCGTGGACCCCCTGGACCTGTCGGACCACCTGGACTCACCGGACCTTCAGGAGAGCCCGGCAGAGAG GGCAACGCTGGATCTGATGGACCTCCTGGTAGAGACGGTTCTCCTGGAACCAAg ggtgAGCGTGGTACCACCGGCCCTGCTGGCGCTCCTGGTGCTCCAGGCGCTCCCGGTGCCTCCGGCCCTGTCGGTCCCACCGGCaaacagggagacagaggagaggct gGTGCacaaggaccatctggaccttCAGGACCCGCTGGAGCCCGAGGAATGCCC GGACCCCAAGGACCCCGTGGTGACAAGGGTGAGGCTGGGGAGACTggtgagagaggacagaagggaCACAGAGGCTTCACTGGTCTGCAGGGTCTTCCCGGACCTCCG GGTCAATCTGGAGATCAGGGAGCTACTGGACCTAGTGGACCTTCTGGACAGAGA GGACCCCCTGGCCCTGTTGGCCCTGGTGGAAAGGATGGTTCAAACGGCATGCCAGGACCCATCGGACCCCCCGGACCTCGTGGTCGCTCTGGAGAGAGTGGTCCCTCT ggTCCTCAAGGAAACTCTGGACCCCCCGGTCCTCCTGGTCCCCCCGGCCCCGGTATCGACATGTCTGCCTTCGCTGGCCTGGGCCAAACCGAGAAGTCCACAGATCCCCTCAGGTACATGAGGGCCGACCAGGCCTCCGGAAACCTCCGTCAGCACGATGCCGAGGTCGACGCCACCCTCAAGTCTCTCAACAACCAGATTGAGAACATCCGCAGCCCCGAGGGATCCAGGAAGAACCCTGCCCGCACCTGCAGAGACCTGAAGCTGTGCCACCCTGACTGGAAGAGCG GCGAGTACTGGATTGATCCCAACCAGGGCTGCACTATCGATGCAATCAAGGTGTTCTGCAACATGGAGTCCGGAGAGTCCTGCGTCCAGCCCAAACCTTCCGGCATCCCTCGTAAGAACTGGTGGTCCAGCAAGAGCAAGGACCGCAAACACGTCTGGTTCGGAGAAACAATGAATGGAGGATTCCAC TTCAGCTATGGTGACGACAGCCTGGCGGCCAACACAGCTGCCATTCAGATGACCTTCCTGAGACTGCTCTCCACCGAGGCTGCGCAGAACATCACCTACCACTGTAAGAACAGCGTGGCCTACATGGACGCCTCGGCAGGGAACCTGAAGAAGGCCGTGCTGCTGCAGGGCTCCAACGACGTGGAGATCAGAGCCGAGGGCAACAGCCGCTTCACCTACAGCGTGATGGAGGACGGTTGCACG aaacacacgggCCAGTGGGGCAAGACGGTGATCGAGTACAGATCGCAGAAGACCTCTCGTCTCCCCATCGTGGACATTGCTCCCATGGATATTGGTGGATCAGAGCAGGAGTTCGGAGTCGACGTCGGGGCGGTCTGCTTCTTGTAA
- the LOC133000669 gene encoding leucine-rich repeat-containing protein 3-like has translation MCTGWCEERCTSASGGRRRDKRVDLHPWLCITILFSALWGRVSPQCPDSCHCAWDMATVQCSDAGLREIPEGIPPETVSLHLERNYIRNLPERAFSDLIHLRDLYLSHNRIDSLASGALRHLGSELRVLDLSHNLLRQANREEFGSTRAKTRLYHNPWHCDCALQELMETLNLEPETVNGIVCESSVRGVGEGSRWEDPGSQGEHAGQPLVKLLDSGVNFCSLQRKTTDVAMLVTMFVWFFMVIVYVVYYVRQNQAEARRHLEYLKSLPSPGKAPTETDTLSTGF, from the coding sequence ATGTGCACAGGCTGGTGTGAGGAGAGATGTACCAGCGCCAGTGGAGGAAGACGCAGGGATAAACGAGTGGATCTTCACCCATGGCTGTGCATCACAATCTTGTTCTCTGCTCTTTGGGGCCGGGTGTCGCCCCAGTGCCCGGACAGCTGCCACTGTGCCTGGGACATGGCCACGGTGCAGTGCTCGGACGCCGGGCTGCGGGAGATCCCAGAGGGGATCCCACCGGAAACCGTCTCCCTCCACCTGGAACGCAACTACATCCGGAACCTCCCGGAGAGGGCCTTCAGCGACCTGATCCACCTGCGGGACCTGTACCTGTCCCACAACCGCATCGACTCGCTGGCCTCGGGGGCCTTGCGGCATCTGGGCTCCGAGCTGCGTGTGCTGGACCTGTCCCACAACCTGCTGAGACAGGCCAATCGGGAGGAGTTCGGCTCCACCAGGGCAAAGACGCGCCTCTACCACAACCCCTGGCACTGCGACTGCGCCCTCCAGGAGCTGATGGAGACTCTGAACCTTGAGCCCGAGACGGTGAACGGGATTGTGTGTGAGAGCTCGGTGCGGGGGGTGGGCGAGGGCAGCAGGTGGGAGGACCCGGGGTCGCAGGGCGAGCATGCGGGCCAGCCGCTCGTCAAGCTGCTGGATTCTGGGGTGAACTTCTGCAGCCTGCAGAGGAAAACCACCGACGTGGCCATGCTGGTGACCATGTTCGTGTGGTTCTTTATGGTCATCGTGTACGTGGTGTACTATGTGAGGCAGAACCAAGCCGAGGCCCGCAGGCATCTGGAGTACCTGAAGAGTTTACCCAGCCCCGGCAAGGCCCCCACTGAGACAGACACGCTCAGCACTGGTTTCTGA